The following nucleotide sequence is from bacterium.
TCCAGGGCGAAGAGGGTCTTCGAGGACTCCCGGCCGTCGTCGGTGTGGCTGTTGAAGAAAACCAGCACATCCTCGCCCGGGTCGTACTCCACGGAGGCTCTCTCCAAAATGGGGCCGTCGGCGGTGAAGCGCCAGACCTCCGCGCCGTCCTCGGCGGCGAGACAGTAGAGGTTGCCGTCCCGACTGCCCACGAAGACGCTCCCCTCGTACACCACCGGCCGGGCGACCACGGACCCGCCGGTGGCATAGGTCCAGACCAGGCGCGGGTTGTCTCCGTCCCCGTCTCCGTCACCATCGCCATCTCCGTCACCGTCCCCGTCGGCGGGGGTTGTGCAGAAGAGGAGGCCGAAACAGAGCATCAGGGCTGAAACGAGCAGGAAGATGACCGCCGTCGGGCGCATCAGAACCAACTTTCATTTTGAGGGCGCGAGTCCGAGTTAAGCACCCGGGGTCGCGGTTTGTCAAGCCGGGGCGGCGTCCGGCCGGCGTCCGACCAGCGCCCCCGGCCTGCGACCTGTCCCCTGCGATGATGTAGGGCGGTCCCTCCGCGGGCCGCCGTTTCCGTAATATACCCCGACCCTCACCCCAACCCTCTCCCTGAGAGGGAGAGGGAGCCGCGGCCGCCTTCAAACCTGCTCCGGGCTTTACTGACCACCCACACACCCGTGGGCGCTTTAATATATTTTATTGAACTCAACACCGGGGGGTGTATAATGAATATAGATCAGGGAAGTGCCTTTGGTGTAGATGTGTTTTCAGTGCCTGTAGCGCGGGCGGTGGTCATTATGTATTACCGTAAAACTTTCATCTATGCGGCGCTTGTGGTAATCCTCCTGGCGGGCTGCGACGGCGGCACGGAACCGGACGGCCAGACCCCGGACCCCCTCGAGGTCGTCTGGACGTACCAGACCTAGGGGGCGGTCCGCACCACGCCGGTGCGCATCGGGGGCTACATCTTCTTCGGCTCCGACGACGGGACGGTGTACTGCCTGGACGAGGACGACGGGAGCCGCGTGTGGGCCTTCCCCACCGGGGGCCCGGTCCGCTCCGACGTGGAGAACTTCCTCGTCAGTTACATCTACTTCGGCTCCGACTCCGGGCGCGTGTTCTGCGTGGACACCTGGACCGGCGTGGCGAGGTGGTCCTACGACGCGGGCGACCCGGTGCGGACGACGCCCTACTTCAGCAGCGCCTCCCTGCTCTACTTCGCCGACACCGCCGGGGACGTCTTCTGCATCACGACGGGCGACGGCGACGTGGTGTGGACGGCCCAGGTCCCCGCCGGGGTGGAGTCCGACCCCTACGTGGACGCCGAGCGGGTCTACTTCGGCTGCGACGACGGGTACGTGTACGCCCTGGACGCGGACACCGGCGCGGACGTCTGGAGCTATGCCACCGGCGGGTCTGTGACCGCCCCGATGCTCAAGCTCATGGAGCAGATAATCGTCGGCTCCCAGGACGGTTTCCTCTACTCCCTCGATCCCGAGGACGGCGCGCTGAACTGGCGCTACGACGCGGGCTCGGCCATCCGGGGCGCGGCGTGCCCGAGGTACGGGGCGGACGCGGTCTTCGTCGGCACGGACGACGGCCTCGTGGTGTGCGTGGACCTGGACGGCACCCTTTTGTCGGAGTTCGACTCCGGGGCGGCGGTCACCGGCGCGCCCGACGGCTACGGCCCGGTCTATGCCGTCGTCTTCGGCAACCACGACGGCCGGCTGTTCCAGGTGGACGACGGGGAGGAGGACTGGCGGATGGACGTGAGCGATTCCCCGATTCAGGCATCCCCCGCGAATTACGGCGACATGATCTTCGTCGGCGCGGACGACGGGGTCATGTACCGCCTGGACCCCATCGAGGAGGAGTAGGAATACGGCCCGTGACAGGCGCGGTGCGATGGCGTAGGGGCGGGTGTCCACACCCGCCCGCGGGCGACCGTGGACGGTCGCCCCTACGGGGTATTACGCTGCTCGAAATGTAGGGCGGGGACTTTAGTCCCCGCCGTTTTTACTCCGGTTGACTGTCGGGGCCGGATTTCATATTCTTGCACGGACCGTGAGGAGGTCAATGCCCGACGACCGTGATCAGCGCAAAGAGCTCAAGCGGCTGACGGCGAGCGTCCGCTGCTCGGGGTGAGCGGGTAAGCTGGGCCCCGCGGCCCTGCGGCAGGTGCTGGACGCCCTGCCCCCCGTCAGCGACAGGCGGCTGCTCTCGCCCATCCACCACGCCGACGACGCCGGCGCGGTGCGGCTTGGCGACGGCCGGGTGCTCCTGGCCACCACGGATTTCTTCACTCCGGTGGTGGACGACCCGGCGGACTACGGCCGCATCGCCGCCGCCAACGCCCTCTCCGACATCTACGCCATGGGCGCCGAGCCCATGGGGGCGCTCAATATCGCCTGCTACCCCGACCGGGACTTCCCGCTGGAGTATCTGATCGAGGTGCTCCAGGGCGGGCAGGAGAAGATGAACGAGGCCGGGGCCTTGCTCCTGGGCGGCCATACGGTTACCGACGTGGAGTTCAAGTACGGCCTGGCGGTGTTCGCCATCTGCCGCGAGGAGGAGCTCTGGCAGAACACGGGCGCGGAGCCGGGCGACTTTATCGCGCTCACCAAGCCCCTGGGGTCGGGGATTCTGGCCACGGCGCAGAAGGCGGACGACCTCTCCCCCGAGGGCCTCG
It contains:
- the selD gene encoding selenide, water dikinase SelD; its protein translation is MGPAALRQVLDALPPVSDRRLLSPIHHADDAGAVRLGDGRVLLATTDFFTPVVDDPADYGRIAAANALSDIYAMGAEPMGALNIACYPDRDFPLEYLIEVLQGGQEKMNEAGALLLGGHTVTDVEFKYGLAVFAICREEELWQNTGAEPGDFIALTKPLGSGILATAQKADDLSPEGLARLVAVASRLNRYSAEIMRQFGPRAVTDVTGFGLTGHALEVARNSQVRLEISLDALPLISPEVLVAMDERLKPGGLFKNLEAYADEVTVREGAPERLVHLAHDPQTSGGLLFFDAAPKWPDYERAFAAAGETLWRIGEVTRGRGMYLK